A single window of Leeuwenhoekiella sp. MAR_2009_132 DNA harbors:
- a CDS encoding alpha/beta hydrolase — MKNTKRVLLFLILAFTVQINFAQSKSDDPTFVLIHGAWHGGWCWKDVKENLIKENFATYTPSLSGMGENRHNLNDSISLKTHILDIISLIVMEDLENVVLVGHSYAGSVITGVADSIPERLNKLIFLDAMLVHDGESPITSEPRSEQLKKKKIFDKKEHFDPISSTYFGVSDIEKVEWVNARLTPQPYMTFGQPLQLQHAFGNGLPMVYIACKNPQLSVLKDRSDKLKNEPGWKYLTLNTGHDAMITMPNELSVMLMELAK, encoded by the coding sequence ATGAAAAATACAAAGAGAGTACTTCTGTTTTTAATCCTAGCCTTTACTGTTCAAATAAATTTTGCACAATCAAAAAGCGATGATCCTACCTTTGTTCTAATACACGGTGCATGGCACGGCGGATGGTGCTGGAAAGACGTCAAAGAAAATTTAATTAAGGAGAATTTTGCGACTTATACTCCCAGCTTGAGTGGTATGGGCGAGAACAGGCATAATCTAAATGATAGTATAAGTTTGAAAACCCATATCCTCGACATCATTAGCTTGATAGTGATGGAGGATTTGGAGAATGTTGTTTTAGTGGGCCATAGCTATGCTGGTTCTGTAATTACCGGTGTAGCCGATAGCATACCTGAAAGACTGAATAAATTGATCTTTCTGGATGCCATGCTCGTACATGATGGAGAGAGCCCGATAACTTCAGAACCTAGATCAGAACAGCTCAAAAAGAAGAAAATTTTTGACAAAAAGGAACATTTCGACCCTATATCTTCAACATATTTTGGCGTTTCTGATATTGAAAAGGTTGAATGGGTCAATGCAAGGTTAACCCCTCAACCTTATATGACCTTTGGCCAACCATTACAGCTACAGCACGCTTTTGGCAACGGGCTCCCAATGGTTTACATCGCCTGTAAAAATCCTCAACTTTCGGTTTTAAAAGATAGAAGTGACAAGCTCAAAAATGAACCAGGTTGGAAATATTTAACATTGAATACAGGTCATGATGCCATGATTACCATGCCCAACGAGCTTTCTGTAATGCTTATGGAGTTGGCTAAATAG
- a CDS encoding SDR family oxidoreductase: MNTKKVWFVTGASKGLGLTLTRKLLAQGFRVAATSRSKKSLIEEIGEENENFLSIEMDLTNNQNVKEGIDATISHFGSIDVLVNNAGYSQIGTLEELSEKEVETNFKVNVFGSLNVIRNASQYLRKQKSGHVFNISSIGGYTGNFAGFGIYCSTKFAVAGFTEALAEEMKPFGVNTTLVYPGYFRTNFLSEGSVQTPVNRIEDYKAAREMEQAHINDINGNQPNDPEKAADAFIALSQQENPPVHFFMGEDAYHYANLKIETVQKAMKANQILGTSTGFTN; this comes from the coding sequence ATGAATACAAAAAAAGTATGGTTTGTTACAGGAGCTTCCAAAGGCCTGGGGTTAACACTAACTAGAAAATTACTCGCTCAAGGTTTTAGGGTAGCTGCTACTTCAAGAAGTAAGAAATCCCTTATTGAAGAAATTGGAGAAGAAAATGAAAATTTCTTATCTATCGAAATGGATCTGACCAATAACCAAAACGTTAAAGAAGGTATAGATGCTACCATCAGTCATTTTGGTAGCATTGATGTTCTGGTTAACAATGCGGGCTATAGTCAAATTGGAACTTTAGAAGAACTTTCTGAAAAGGAAGTAGAGACTAATTTTAAGGTGAATGTATTTGGCTCTCTAAATGTGATTCGAAATGCTTCTCAATACTTACGAAAGCAAAAATCAGGACATGTTTTTAACATTTCTTCAATAGGTGGCTATACCGGAAACTTTGCAGGTTTTGGTATTTATTGTTCTACTAAATTTGCAGTAGCTGGATTTACAGAAGCTTTGGCAGAAGAAATGAAGCCATTTGGAGTGAACACCACTTTAGTGTACCCTGGTTATTTTAGAACAAATTTTTTATCAGAAGGCTCGGTTCAAACTCCAGTTAATCGCATTGAAGATTACAAAGCTGCTAGGGAAATGGAACAAGCCCATATAAATGATATCAATGGCAATCAACCCAATGACCCAGAAAAGGCAGCAGACGCATTTATCGCTTTAAGTCAACAAGAAAATCCTCCTGTACATTTCTTTATGGGAGAAGATGCATACCATTATGCAAATCTAAAAATTGAAACCGTCCAAAAAGCGATGAAAGCAAACCAAATTTTAGGAACATCAACAGGTTTTACCAATTAG
- a CDS encoding winged helix-turn-helix transcriptional regulator gives MASELKLQSTNYENLKILAEYCNVNSILKRIGLRWKMQLLYCISEEVYQFSKLKKVFPTISDQVLAKRIAELQDEGLICKSEIPGTNPQQLKYSATDKGKDLIEIILALNSWGEKWEN, from the coding sequence ATGGCGAGCGAACTCAAATTACAGTCGACAAATTATGAGAACTTGAAAATTTTGGCAGAATATTGCAATGTCAATAGTATTTTAAAAAGAATAGGCTTACGTTGGAAAATGCAGTTGTTATATTGTATCTCAGAAGAGGTCTACCAATTTAGCAAACTAAAGAAAGTTTTTCCGACTATATCCGATCAGGTACTGGCCAAACGAATCGCTGAATTGCAGGATGAGGGATTGATCTGCAAAAGTGAGATACCAGGCACCAACCCCCAACAATTGAAATATTCAGCTACCGATAAAGGTAAAGATCTTATTGAGATAATATTGGCACTAAACAGCTGGGGTGAAAAGTGGGAAAATTAA
- a CDS encoding IS30 family transposase, which yields MPIKNYNRLSLKERVILQTLLEENKSKSFIAKKLSRSRSTITREIKKWIIKPGDKYDASLSDWNAKDDYLNKRNKDKISTLPRLKIYVYKGLLKGWSPEQIAGRIKKDHPKDPGMTISYEAIYTHIYSHRQARLNKKLIKLLPYQKSLRRRACASTKRGSKIKDQVSIEQRPLHIENRQEIGHWEGDLVIGKAQKSAIGTIVERKSRYTCIVKLKDRKSATVRKQFVKEFKAFDKQLTKTLTYDNGVEMAQHATLTKQTGMPVYFAHPYASWERGTNENTNGLIRRYFPKGTDFSKVSEKQLKSIQIALNNRPRKILNYSTPIEALKLEPCDFLSSKNQALLKRKK from the coding sequence ATGCCTATCAAAAACTATAATCGATTAAGCCTAAAAGAGAGAGTCATATTACAGACCCTTTTAGAAGAGAATAAGTCTAAATCATTTATTGCAAAAAAGCTTTCCAGATCAAGATCTACCATTACCCGTGAGATCAAGAAATGGATCATTAAACCCGGAGATAAATACGATGCTTCACTATCGGATTGGAATGCCAAAGATGACTATCTAAACAAAAGAAACAAGGATAAAATAAGCACCCTTCCCAGACTTAAAATCTATGTCTATAAAGGACTTTTAAAAGGGTGGTCTCCAGAACAAATAGCAGGAAGGATTAAGAAAGATCATCCCAAAGATCCTGGGATGACCATTTCCTATGAAGCTATTTATACACATATCTATTCACACAGACAAGCAAGGCTAAACAAGAAGCTTATCAAGCTCCTACCCTATCAAAAATCACTGCGAAGAAGAGCCTGTGCAAGTACAAAAAGAGGCTCTAAAATCAAAGATCAGGTAAGTATTGAGCAAAGACCCTTGCACATTGAAAACAGGCAGGAAATAGGTCACTGGGAAGGTGATTTGGTGATTGGAAAAGCACAGAAAAGCGCTATAGGAACTATCGTAGAAAGAAAATCAAGATACACCTGTATTGTAAAACTAAAAGATCGTAAATCAGCTACAGTAAGAAAGCAATTTGTAAAAGAGTTCAAAGCTTTTGATAAACAGCTTACAAAGACACTTACCTATGATAATGGCGTAGAAATGGCTCAGCACGCAACACTTACTAAACAGACAGGAATGCCCGTTTATTTTGCTCATCCATACGCATCTTGGGAACGCGGAACAAACGAGAATACTAATGGCCTAATCAGACGGTATTTTCCTAAAGGAACTGATTTTTCTAAGGTATCAGAAAAACAACTCAAAAGTATCCAGATAGCACTTAATAACAGACCCAGGAAAATCCTTAATTACAGTACTCCCATTGAAGCTTTAAAACTAGAACCTTGTGATTTTTTGAGTTCAAAAAATCAAGCACTTTTAAAAAGAAAAAAGTAA
- a CDS encoding universal stress protein codes for MKRILLPTDFSENSLNAIHYALSLMKNVVCEFFLLYTYTPPMISTRTILDSSSVWDIQKIAENNAIEELNRFKIKIENEFINEKHTFTSIVSFNLLIPEMCDIAEKESINLVIMGTQGATGAKMIFLGTNTMYAIKRLKIPVLAVPSGYVYEDPKEILFPTDYYVERKNNYLGLIREICKMHQSRLHILNSYFGVELSTDQAALKTFLDTFFKNSAHLFHIADGKDVLEAIDESELQSKIHLLVMIHNKHNFFENLLFKPVINQIVYKTNVPFLVIPSLERQ; via the coding sequence ATGAAACGTATTTTACTACCTACAGATTTCTCTGAAAATTCATTAAATGCCATTCACTACGCGTTGAGCCTCATGAAGAACGTGGTTTGTGAGTTCTTTCTACTCTATACCTATACACCACCTATGATTAGTACCCGAACGATTCTTGATAGTTCGTCTGTTTGGGATATTCAGAAAATTGCAGAAAACAATGCTATAGAAGAACTTAACCGCTTTAAGATTAAAATTGAAAATGAATTTATAAATGAAAAGCACACATTTACCAGTATCGTGTCTTTTAATCTGCTTATACCTGAAATGTGCGATATTGCTGAAAAAGAAAGCATAAACCTTGTGATTATGGGAACACAGGGAGCTACAGGTGCTAAAATGATTTTTTTAGGTACAAATACAATGTATGCTATAAAACGTCTTAAAATACCAGTACTCGCAGTGCCTTCGGGATATGTGTATGAAGACCCTAAAGAAATTCTGTTTCCTACCGATTATTATGTAGAACGCAAAAATAATTATCTAGGATTAATACGTGAGATATGTAAAATGCATCAATCACGGCTTCATATATTAAACTCCTATTTTGGAGTTGAGCTATCTACAGATCAGGCTGCTCTTAAAACATTTTTAGACACTTTTTTTAAAAATAGTGCGCACCTATTTCATATTGCAGATGGTAAAGACGTACTTGAAGCAATTGATGAATCTGAGCTTCAATCAAAAATTCACTTATTGGTTATGATACATAACAAGCATAACTTTTTTGAAAATTTACTTTTCAAACCGGTTATAAATCAAATTGTATATAAAACAAACGTTCCATTCTTAGTTATTCCATCATTAGAAAGACAATAA
- a CDS encoding S41 family peptidase, with product MKTILKSVLTAFFALGGIYSLQAQDCQCIEAFDKATDAYEKNYSLFIYKVTDDNRALYNAHKEIIRDKAIQTTDLTACQTLLEQYLEFFRDGHTYIIASDSPTRETSIEQLEINENQFKEDYKKNAYDLNPLLGIWKRGSYTVAITPDLNTGETERDFVGVVLESSNPNWKKGQVKFELYSNFGTSYEINHMMGDHSAQKTSGDQISIGVLNIQEIGEWEKLWPEVENKKHPSEIERKYDEFHLSYIDEIPYLRLPDFYSVEPNHVDSIMKANHDKILESDFMVVDIRGNTGGSDATYFPVLPYLLDGPITLPSNGFWLSEDNTEYLINAFAASNDLTVEEYAKQEKEEYEMFIKNKGTAYFKGAETGNTSWTFATDTIYPGPKKVIVLTDEEVYSSGETFVYRVNQSDKVVVYGENTAGVVDGFNGFPLDLGCFTAFFPTSYRAPDIKENPIDPYGIAPDVYVNEKEDVLAYAIKHMTQLLKKDSRK from the coding sequence ATGAAAACAATTTTAAAATCGGTACTCACTGCCTTTTTTGCTTTAGGCGGAATTTATTCTCTACAAGCGCAGGATTGCCAGTGTATTGAAGCGTTTGACAAGGCTACAGACGCCTATGAGAAAAATTATTCGCTATTTATCTACAAGGTTACAGACGACAACAGAGCCTTATATAACGCCCATAAAGAAATTATTAGGGACAAAGCAATTCAAACGACTGATTTAACTGCATGTCAAACGTTGCTCGAGCAATATCTTGAATTCTTTAGAGATGGACATACGTATATTATAGCTTCTGATAGCCCAACAAGGGAAACTTCTATCGAGCAACTGGAGATAAATGAAAATCAATTCAAAGAAGATTACAAAAAAAATGCGTACGATCTAAATCCACTTTTAGGAATTTGGAAAAGAGGCAGCTATACGGTGGCGATCACACCAGATCTAAACACCGGTGAAACAGAACGCGATTTTGTAGGCGTAGTGCTAGAAAGTAGTAATCCCAATTGGAAGAAAGGCCAGGTTAAATTTGAACTGTATTCAAATTTTGGCACCTCATATGAAATAAACCATATGATGGGTGATCACAGCGCTCAGAAAACCTCCGGAGATCAAATAAGTATCGGCGTACTCAATATCCAAGAGATAGGCGAATGGGAAAAACTGTGGCCAGAGGTTGAAAACAAGAAACATCCAAGTGAGATAGAACGCAAATACGATGAATTTCATCTGAGTTACATCGATGAGATACCGTATCTAAGATTACCCGATTTTTATTCGGTAGAACCAAATCATGTAGATAGCATCATGAAAGCAAACCACGATAAGATTCTAGAATCTGATTTTATGGTGGTTGATATACGCGGAAATACCGGCGGAAGCGATGCGACGTATTTTCCGGTTCTTCCCTACCTCTTAGATGGTCCTATCACCTTACCATCCAATGGCTTTTGGCTTAGTGAGGATAACACCGAATATCTAATCAATGCATTTGCAGCCTCTAATGATTTAACTGTTGAAGAATATGCAAAACAAGAGAAAGAAGAATATGAGATGTTTATTAAAAATAAAGGAACCGCATATTTTAAAGGAGCCGAAACCGGAAACACATCCTGGACCTTTGCTACAGACACCATTTACCCAGGCCCTAAAAAGGTTATTGTATTAACTGACGAAGAAGTATATAGCTCTGGCGAAACCTTTGTATACCGTGTGAATCAAAGCGATAAAGTCGTAGTCTACGGGGAAAATACGGCTGGCGTTGTAGATGGCTTTAATGGATTTCCTTTAGATCTGGGATGTTTTACAGCATTCTTCCCTACTTCCTATCGCGCGCCCGATATAAAAGAAAACCCTATTGATCCTTACGGTATTGCACCAGATGTTTATGTAAATGAGAAAGAAGATGTTTTGGCTTATGCTATTAAACATATGACACAATTGCTTAAAAAGGATAGCCGAAAATAG
- a CDS encoding universal stress protein: MKKILIPIDFSEHSEYALRTAAILAKKYKASLVVLHMIGLSKAILSKNESEEQLEGMFYVKLAAKKFKEFLTRDYLKGLEVETTVQNFDNLYKINDVAQEFNADLIVMGSHGVSGLDEVFVGSNTEKVVRTVDIPVLVIKKNINEFNLKKVVFACDFDIDFVEPFKRAVNFFKNLEIEFQVVFINTPKKFLSSQEMEGRALKFMLHSDLENTRVFDKVVYYNDYSLEEGIYTYCNQVEADMIAIPTHGRKGLAHFFSENYSDAFVNHSNFPIMTFKV, from the coding sequence ATGAAAAAAATACTCATTCCTATAGACTTTTCTGAGCACTCAGAATATGCCCTTAGAACCGCTGCGATTCTTGCTAAAAAATACAAAGCCTCGCTTGTAGTTTTACATATGATTGGTTTATCAAAAGCTATTTTATCTAAAAATGAGTCTGAAGAACAATTGGAGGGAATGTTTTATGTGAAGCTTGCTGCAAAAAAGTTTAAAGAATTTTTAACCCGGGATTATCTAAAGGGACTTGAGGTTGAGACCACCGTACAAAACTTTGATAATTTATATAAAATTAATGATGTCGCTCAAGAGTTTAATGCAGATTTAATAGTTATGGGCTCTCATGGTGTAAGTGGTCTTGATGAGGTTTTTGTAGGTTCTAATACCGAAAAAGTAGTACGTACAGTAGATATACCCGTACTTGTTATTAAAAAAAATATTAATGAATTTAATCTCAAAAAAGTGGTCTTTGCTTGTGATTTTGATATTGATTTTGTAGAGCCCTTTAAGCGTGCCGTTAATTTTTTTAAAAATTTAGAAATAGAATTTCAAGTTGTATTTATTAATACTCCCAAGAAATTTTTAAGCAGTCAGGAGATGGAAGGTCGGGCTCTTAAATTTATGCTTCACAGTGATTTAGAGAATACCCGTGTTTTTGATAAAGTTGTTTATTATAACGATTATAGTTTAGAAGAAGGTATTTATACTTATTGTAATCAAGTAGAAGCAGATATGATTGCTATACCCACGCACGGCAGAAAAGGCCTGGCTCACTTCTTTTCAGAAAACTATAGTGATGCCTTTGTAAACCACAGTAACTTTCCTATTATGACTTTTAAGGTATAG
- a CDS encoding helix-turn-helix domain-containing protein, with translation MKTIFRFKSLGEFHSYSNLTKPEHPLISLVDYSKVNYPTDANEIKWVQDFYSIGLKRNVSEKFNYGQQNYDFDEGVLSFVAPQQTLNIQINQNVKVKASGWLLLIHPDFLWNTALAKSIKKYDFFGYAVNEALFLSEKEENNLVELFKNIQREYQSNIDKFSQNIIISQIELLLNFAERYYERQFITRKITNHQILIKLEERLNYYFNNPEILANGIPTVIQIANDLNFSPNYLSSALKTSSGQSTQQRIHHKLIEKAKEKLSTTELSISEIAYELGFEYPASFSKLFKSKTNSSPIEFRQSFN, from the coding sequence ATGAAAACAATATTTCGATTTAAATCTCTTGGTGAATTTCATAGTTATAGTAATTTAACTAAACCAGAGCACCCATTAATTAGTCTGGTAGATTATAGTAAAGTGAACTATCCAACAGATGCCAATGAAATTAAATGGGTGCAGGATTTTTATTCCATTGGTTTGAAACGAAATGTAAGCGAAAAGTTCAATTACGGACAACAAAATTATGATTTTGACGAAGGGGTGTTGTCTTTTGTTGCACCCCAGCAAACCCTGAACATTCAAATAAATCAAAATGTAAAAGTGAAAGCTTCTGGGTGGTTATTATTGATCCACCCAGATTTTTTATGGAATACAGCCTTAGCGAAATCCATTAAAAAGTATGATTTCTTTGGTTATGCCGTTAACGAAGCCCTTTTTTTATCAGAAAAAGAAGAAAATAATTTAGTAGAACTATTCAAAAACATTCAAAGAGAATATCAATCTAATATTGATAAATTCAGTCAGAACATCATCATTTCGCAGATTGAGCTTTTATTGAATTTTGCTGAACGTTATTATGAAAGACAATTTATTACAAGGAAAATTACCAATCACCAAATCCTCATCAAATTGGAAGAACGTTTAAACTACTATTTTAATAATCCAGAAATTTTAGCGAATGGAATTCCCACTGTTATTCAAATTGCAAATGATTTAAATTTTTCACCTAATTACTTAAGCAGTGCGCTGAAAACTAGTAGCGGTCAGAGCACCCAACAACGCATACATCATAAACTAATTGAAAAGGCTAAAGAAAAATTATCGACCACAGAATTAAGTATAAGTGAAATAGCCTACGAACTTGGCTTTGAATATCCTGCATCATTCAGTAAATTATTTAAGAGTAAAACCAATAGTTCTCCTATTGAATTTAGACAATCTTTTAATTGA
- a CDS encoding universal stress protein: MRKILIPTDFSENALNAAKYTLELFKFFTCELYFVHAFAEKAYASIESNENLTFDEHKDAFKRKSDTQLKEFKSVLVTHFHNPKHEIHVLSVFGFLVDAVNDLVESENIDLVAMGTLGETNNRQITYGSNTLQVIRYIKCPVLVVPNLYKEIHPKNILFVSDYMLPYKKRELKLVATLAQRITAIITSLHISDFENQSVRQQDNMNFLKFEFKKNETLFITAKGNDITETINKALIDYKVDFLVMVNSRHSYLENLLYTSTIEKIGLHIKIPFLVLQNIQRY; the protein is encoded by the coding sequence ATGAGAAAAATATTAATTCCCACAGACTTTTCAGAAAATGCGCTTAATGCAGCAAAATACACGTTAGAACTTTTTAAGTTTTTTACTTGCGAGCTTTATTTTGTTCACGCCTTTGCAGAGAAAGCATACGCAAGCATTGAATCTAATGAAAACCTAACATTCGACGAGCATAAAGATGCATTTAAAAGAAAATCAGATACACAATTAAAAGAATTTAAATCTGTACTGGTCACTCATTTTCATAATCCTAAACATGAGATTCACGTCCTTTCGGTATTTGGCTTTTTAGTAGATGCGGTTAATGATTTAGTAGAAAGCGAGAATATAGATCTGGTTGCTATGGGAACACTGGGAGAAACAAATAATAGGCAAATCACGTATGGCAGCAATACGCTGCAAGTTATACGGTATATAAAGTGTCCGGTTTTAGTGGTTCCAAATTTGTATAAAGAGATTCATCCTAAAAATATACTGTTTGTTTCAGATTATATGCTGCCTTATAAAAAACGAGAATTAAAGCTTGTCGCTACACTTGCACAACGCATTACGGCTATAATCACGAGTTTACATATTTCTGATTTTGAAAACCAGTCTGTTAGACAACAGGATAATATGAATTTTCTAAAGTTTGAATTTAAAAAGAATGAGACTTTATTTATTACCGCAAAAGGAAACGATATAACAGAAACCATTAACAAAGCGCTTATAGATTATAAAGTAGATTTTTTAGTGATGGTTAATTCACGTCATTCTTACCTAGAAAATCTTCTATATACTTCGACGATAGAAAAAATAGGACTTCACATAAAAATTCCCTTTTTGGTACTTCAAAATATACAACGCTATTAA
- a CDS encoding Atu4866 domain-containing protein yields MEQEKIEASKEYIGMWVTKDGNIRHELLPNKRYDEARGTRKSAYQGDYNITDNHIDYKDDKGFTADGDFKNGILYHAGMVLYKEN; encoded by the coding sequence ATGGAACAAGAAAAAATCGAAGCATCAAAAGAATATATTGGAATGTGGGTTACAAAAGACGGCAATATTCGCCACGAATTATTGCCCAATAAACGATATGATGAAGCAAGAGGTACTAGAAAAAGTGCTTATCAAGGAGATTATAACATAACCGATAATCATATTGATTATAAAGATGACAAGGGTTTTACAGCTGATGGAGATTTTAAAAACGGAATTCTATATCACGCAGGTATGGTGCTTTACAAAGAAAACTAA